One window of the Bos mutus isolate GX-2022 chromosome X, NWIPB_WYAK_1.1, whole genome shotgun sequence genome contains the following:
- the LOC102272438 gene encoding melanoma-associated antigen B10, protein MPRGKNSKHRARERRQQAQVEPQNLGLQRATSTSTESIQRGNIDEKVVIMVYYLLYKYNMKELISKAEMLREVIQMYRNHYLEILQRAAEHMEMIFGLDLKEVDPYRHIYILVNKMEVSCDARLLNRIEIPKTGLLMAVLGVIFMHGNCVSEERVWQTLNVMGLFSGRKHFIFGEPKKLITKDLVQQKYLVYRQVANSDPPCYEFLWGSRAHAETTKMKVLEFTAKIHNMVPTAFPSLYEEALRDEEERAQARALAKARVAALAKARSSAIAKSSSRSKRV, encoded by the exons ATGCCTCGGGGTAAGAATAGTAAGCATCGTGCCCGTGAGAGACGCCAGCAGGCCCAAGTTGAGCCCCAGAATCTG GGTCTTCAGAGAGCCACAAGTACTTCCACTGAGTCCATCCAAAGAGGCAATATAGATGAGAAGGTGGTTATAATGGTGTATTATCTGCTGTATAAGTATAATATGAAAGAGCTTATTAGCAAGGCAGAAATGCTGAGAGAAGTGATCCAGATGTATAGGAATCACTACCTTGAGATCCTGCAGAGAGCTGCTGAGCACATGGAGATGATCTTTGGCCTTGACCTGAAGGAAGTGGATCCCTACCGGCACATCTACATCCTTGTCAACAAAATGGAAGTAAGCTGCGATGCAAGGCTGCTGAATCGGATCGAGATTCCCAAGACAGGCCTGCTGATGGCTGTTCTGGGTGTGATCTTCATGCATGGCAATTGTGTTAGTGAGGAGCGAGTCTGGCAAACCCTGAATGTGATGGGGTTATTTAGCGGGAGGAAGCACTTCATTTTTGGGGAGCCTAAGAAGCTCATTACCAAAGATTTAGTGCAGCAGAAGTACCTAGTGTACCGCCAGGTGGCCAATAGTGATCCTCCATGCTATGAGTTCCTGTGGGGCTCAAGAGCCCACGCTGAAACCACCAAGATGAAAGTGCTAGAGTTTACAGCTAAGATTCATAATATGGTCCCCACTGCCTTCCCATCCTTATATGAGGAGGCTTTGAGAGATGAGGAAGAGCGAGCCCAAGCAAGAGCTTTAGCCAAGGCTCGTGTTGCTGCCCTGGCCAAGGCCCGCTCCAGTGCCATAGCCAAAAGTTCCTCCCGCTCCAAGAGAGTTTGA